One Mycobacterium kubicae genomic window carries:
- a CDS encoding FAD-binding dehydrogenase — MSATRAGDEFTADAIIVGAGLAGLVAACELVERGLRVLIVDQENSANLGGQAFWSFGGLFFVNSPEQRRLGIRDSHELALQDWLGTAAFDRPEDYWPRQWAHAYVDFAAGEKRSWLRERGLKIFPFVGWAERGGYDAQGHGNSVPRFHVTWGTGPALVEIFARQLRNQPKVRFAHRHQVDELIVEGDAVTGVRGTVLEPSNEARGVASSRTGIGQFEFRASAVIVTSGGIGGNHELVRKNWPPRMGRVPEQLLSGVPAHVDGRMIGIAQQAGARVINPDRMWHYTEGITNYDSIWPRHGIRIIPGPSSLWLDADGKRLPVPLYPGFDTLGTLEYITKSGYDYTWFILNRKIIEKEFALSGQEQNPDLTGQSVRELLRNRAQHGPPGPVQAFIDRGVDFVSADSVRDLVDAMNKLPDVAPLDYHTVDAAIAARDREVANKYTKDGQVTAIRAARNYRGDRLGRVVAPHRITDPKAGPLIAVKLHILTRKTLGGIETDLASRVLKSDGTPVTGLYAAGEVAGFGGGGVHGYRALEGTFLGGCIFSGRAAGRGAAQDIT; from the coding sequence ATGAGCGCTACACGGGCGGGCGATGAGTTCACCGCCGACGCGATTATCGTCGGAGCCGGGCTGGCGGGCCTGGTAGCCGCCTGCGAACTGGTAGAGCGCGGCCTGCGCGTGCTGATCGTGGATCAGGAGAACAGCGCCAATCTGGGCGGGCAGGCGTTCTGGTCTTTCGGCGGTCTGTTCTTCGTCAACAGCCCCGAGCAGCGCCGCCTGGGCATCCGCGACAGCCACGAGCTCGCGCTGCAGGACTGGCTGGGTACCGCGGCGTTCGATCGGCCCGAGGACTACTGGCCGCGGCAGTGGGCGCACGCCTACGTCGATTTCGCGGCCGGCGAGAAGCGCAGTTGGCTGCGCGAGCGGGGACTCAAGATCTTCCCGTTCGTGGGCTGGGCCGAACGTGGCGGATACGACGCGCAAGGGCACGGCAATTCGGTGCCGCGATTCCACGTCACCTGGGGCACCGGACCCGCTCTGGTCGAGATCTTCGCTCGCCAGCTGCGTAACCAGCCGAAAGTCCGCTTCGCACACCGCCACCAGGTCGACGAATTGATCGTCGAGGGCGACGCCGTGACCGGTGTGCGGGGCACCGTGCTGGAACCGTCGAACGAAGCCCGCGGCGTCGCGTCGTCACGGACGGGCATCGGACAGTTCGAATTTCGCGCGTCGGCGGTGATCGTGACCAGTGGCGGTATCGGCGGCAATCACGAACTGGTGCGCAAGAATTGGCCACCCCGCATGGGCCGCGTTCCCGAACAGTTGCTATCCGGGGTGCCGGCCCACGTCGACGGCAGGATGATCGGCATCGCGCAGCAGGCCGGCGCGCGGGTGATCAACCCCGACCGGATGTGGCATTACACCGAGGGCATCACCAACTACGACTCGATCTGGCCGCGCCATGGCATCCGGATCATCCCGGGACCGTCGTCGCTATGGCTGGACGCCGACGGCAAGCGGCTGCCGGTTCCGCTGTATCCCGGCTTCGACACTCTGGGCACGCTGGAATACATCACCAAGTCCGGCTATGACTACACATGGTTCATCCTGAACCGCAAGATCATCGAGAAGGAGTTCGCCCTTTCCGGGCAAGAGCAGAACCCCGACCTGACCGGCCAGAGTGTGCGCGAATTGCTGCGCAACCGGGCGCAGCACGGACCGCCGGGACCGGTGCAAGCGTTCATCGACCGCGGGGTGGACTTCGTCAGCGCCGACTCGGTGCGAGATCTGGTGGACGCCATGAACAAGCTCCCCGACGTCGCGCCGCTGGACTACCACACCGTCGACGCTGCGATCGCCGCGCGGGATCGGGAGGTGGCGAACAAATACACCAAGGACGGTCAGGTGACCGCGATCCGAGCCGCCCGCAACTACCGCGGTGACCGGCTCGGCCGAGTAGTGGCTCCGCACCGGATCACCGATCCGAAGGCCGGACCGCTGATCGCCGTCAAGCTACACATCCTGACGCGAAAAACGTTGGGCGGCATCGAAACCGACTTGGCATCGCGGGTGCTGAAGTCCGACGGCACGCCGGTCACCGGACTCTACGCCGCCGGGGAAGTGGCCGGATTCGGCGGCGGCGGGGTGCATGGTTATCGGGCCTTGGAAGGCACCTTTTTGGGCGGGTGCATCTTCTCCGGGCGCGCTGCGGGCCGAGGTGCCGCCCAAGACATCACCTAA
- a CDS encoding phosphoribosylaminoimidazolesuccinocarboxamide synthase, whose protein sequence is MRPALSDYEHLASGKVRELYRVDDQHLLLVASDRISAYDYVLDSTIPDKGRILTAMSVFFFGLVDAPNHLAGPPDDPRIPDEVLGRALVVQQLEMMPVECVARGYLTGSGLLDYQATGKVCGIPLPPGLVEASKFDAPLFTPATKAALGDHDENISFDRVVELVGPALAEQLREQTLHIYVQAAQHALTRGIIIADTKFEFGTDRDGNLVLADEIFTPDSSRYWPADDYRPGVVQTSFDKQFVRNWLTSPASGWDRGGQRPPPPLPDDIVSATRGRYIEAYERISGLSFGDWIGPSA, encoded by the coding sequence ATGCGCCCCGCGTTGTCCGACTACGAGCATCTGGCCAGCGGCAAGGTCCGCGAGCTCTACCGCGTCGACGACCAGCACCTGTTGCTGGTCGCCAGTGACCGGATCTCGGCGTACGACTACGTCCTGGACAGCACCATCCCGGACAAAGGCCGCATCCTGACCGCGATGAGCGTGTTCTTCTTCGGCCTTGTCGATGCGCCCAATCACCTGGCCGGACCGCCGGACGACCCGCGCATCCCCGACGAGGTGCTGGGTCGCGCGCTCGTCGTGCAGCAGCTGGAAATGATGCCGGTGGAATGCGTGGCTCGGGGTTACCTGACCGGGTCGGGCCTACTGGACTACCAGGCGACCGGGAAGGTCTGTGGCATCCCGTTGCCGCCCGGCCTGGTCGAAGCCAGCAAGTTCGATGCGCCGCTGTTCACCCCGGCCACCAAAGCCGCGCTCGGCGATCACGACGAGAACATCTCGTTCGACCGGGTGGTCGAGTTGGTGGGCCCCGCACTCGCCGAACAACTGCGCGAGCAGACCTTACACATCTACGTGCAAGCCGCCCAGCACGCTTTGACGAGGGGAATCATCATCGCCGACACCAAGTTCGAATTCGGCACCGACCGCGACGGCAACCTGGTGCTGGCCGACGAGATCTTCACTCCCGACTCGTCGCGGTACTGGCCTGCCGACGACTACCGACCCGGTGTGGTGCAGACCAGTTTCGACAAGCAATTCGTCCGCAACTGGCTGACCAGCCCGGCCTCCGGCTGGGACCGCGGTGGGCAGCGGCCGCCGCCACCCCTGCCGGACGACATCGTCTCAGCCACCCGCGGTCGTTACATCGAAGCCTACGAACGGATCTCCGGCCTGAGCTTCGGTGACTGGATCGGCCCGAGCGCATGA
- a CDS encoding DHA2 family efflux MFS transporter permease subunit: MLSNAMEKANSASAAAEEPTTVTGQPRAGDYVYPDKLDAATLRIAGVCVLASMMAILDVTVVSVAQRTFILEFGSTQAVVAWTMTGYTLALTTVIPITGWAADRFGTKRLWMGSVLAFALGSLLCAMAPNILLLILFRVVQGIGGGMLMPLGFMILTRVAGPKRLGRMMAVLGIPMLLGPICGPILGGWLIGTLSWHWIFLVNLPIGVTAFALAAHEFPPDRPVPSETFDLIGVLLLSPGLATFLFGVSSVPGRGTVADRHVLVPAIIGLVLIGTFIFRAWYRTDHPLIDLRLYTNRVFSQASVTLLFFAVAFFGTGLLLPSYLQQALHQTPMQSGVFLIPQGLGAMLTMPLAGAFMDRHGPGKSVLLGLTLITTGLATFTFGVAKDADYRPTLLVGLAIMGLGMGCTMMPLSGAAVQTLTPHEIARGSTLISVNQQVGGSIGTALMSMVLTNQFNRSENIAAANKLALLQQGAARRGIPLDPNSIPAQTLAPDFNAKVLHDLCHSYTVVLVLGCTLMAVTLIPASFLPRKPAA; the protein is encoded by the coding sequence ATGCTCAGCAACGCCATGGAAAAGGCGAATTCGGCATCGGCTGCCGCCGAGGAACCCACCACCGTCACGGGTCAACCCCGCGCCGGCGACTACGTCTATCCCGACAAGCTCGACGCCGCCACGCTGCGGATCGCCGGTGTCTGCGTGCTGGCCTCGATGATGGCCATCCTCGACGTCACCGTGGTCAGCGTGGCACAGCGGACCTTCATCCTCGAATTCGGTTCTACCCAGGCGGTCGTGGCCTGGACCATGACCGGCTACACCCTGGCGTTGACCACCGTCATCCCGATAACCGGTTGGGCCGCAGACCGTTTCGGCACCAAACGACTATGGATGGGATCGGTGCTGGCGTTCGCGCTGGGCTCCCTGCTGTGTGCGATGGCACCAAACATTTTGTTGCTCATCCTGTTTCGTGTGGTGCAGGGCATCGGCGGCGGCATGTTGATGCCGCTGGGATTCATGATCCTGACCCGTGTCGCGGGACCCAAGCGGTTGGGGCGCATGATGGCGGTCCTGGGCATTCCGATGCTGCTTGGCCCGATCTGCGGTCCCATTCTCGGCGGCTGGCTGATCGGCACGCTCAGCTGGCACTGGATCTTCCTGGTCAACCTACCGATCGGCGTGACCGCGTTCGCGCTTGCGGCCCATGAGTTCCCACCGGATCGACCGGTGCCGTCGGAGACGTTCGACCTCATCGGCGTGCTGTTGTTGTCACCCGGGCTGGCAACCTTTCTTTTCGGGGTGTCGTCGGTTCCGGGCCGGGGCACCGTTGCCGATCGCCACGTGCTGGTGCCGGCAATCATCGGTCTGGTGTTGATCGGCACATTCATCTTCCGCGCTTGGTACCGCACCGATCATCCGCTGATCGACCTGCGGCTGTACACCAACCGGGTATTCAGTCAAGCCAGCGTGACGCTGCTGTTCTTCGCCGTCGCCTTCTTCGGCACCGGCCTCCTCTTACCCAGTTACTTGCAGCAAGCGCTGCACCAAACCCCCATGCAGTCGGGGGTGTTTCTGATCCCCCAGGGGCTGGGCGCGATGCTGACCATGCCGTTGGCGGGGGCGTTCATGGACCGGCACGGGCCCGGTAAGAGTGTGCTGCTGGGCCTGACGCTGATCACAACCGGATTGGCCACCTTCACCTTCGGGGTCGCCAAGGACGCGGACTACCGGCCCACGCTGCTGGTCGGTCTGGCGATCATGGGCCTGGGCATGGGCTGCACCATGATGCCGCTGTCCGGGGCTGCCGTGCAGACATTGACGCCGCATGAGATTGCGCGCGGTTCCACCTTGATCAGCGTCAACCAGCAGGTCGGAGGGTCGATAGGCACCGCCCTGATGTCGATGGTGCTGACCAATCAGTTCAACCGCAGCGAGAACATCGCCGCGGCAAACAAGCTCGCGTTGCTCCAGCAGGGCGCCGCCCGGCGCGGGATCCCCCTCGACCCCAACAGCATCCCGGCGCAGACGCTTGCACCCGACTTCAACGCCAAGGTGCTGCATGACCTGTGCCACTCCTACACCGTGGTCCTCGTCCTGGGCTGCACGCTCATGGCGGTCACCCTGATTCCGGCTTCTTTCCTACCCCGCAAGCCCGCGGCCTGA
- a CDS encoding S9 family peptidase has product MTQSVTPPVAKRVETRREHHGDVFIDPYEWLRDKESPEVIAYLEAENDYVEHNTAHLAPLRQQIFDEIKARTKETDLSVPTRRGDWWYYARTFEGKQYGVHCRCPVTDPADWNPPRFDQDTEIPGEQVLLDENEEAADHEFFALGAASVSLDGNLLAFSVDVIGDERYTLRFKDLRTGELYPDQIVGIGAGATWAADNRTVYYITVDAAWRPDTVWRYRLGAADSAEQVYHEADERFWLGVGRTRSNAYVIIAAGSSITSEIRYADSTDPEAEFAVVSPRREGVEYSVEHAVVGGQDRFLILHNDGAVNFTLVEAPVGDYQQQRTLIPHRDDVRLDGVDAFAGQLVVSYRRAALPRIQLWPLGSDGGYGEPEEISFDSELMSAGLGANPNWDSPRLRFGAGSFITPVRIYDLDLTTGERILLREQPVLGDYRPEDYVERRDWAYADDGARIPVSIVHRADTEFPAPVMVYGYGAYEICEDPRFSIARLSLLDRGMVFVIAHVRGGGEMGRLWYEHGKLLQKKNTFTDFVAVAQHLVDSGLSRPEQLVASGGSAGGLLMGAVANIAPQLFAGILAQVPFVDPLTTILDPSLPLTVTEWDEWGNPLGDSDVYAYMKSYSPYENVATQQYPAILAMTSLNDTRVYYVEPAKWVAALRHANGGANPQGNPVLLKTQMHAGHGGISGRYERWKETAFQYAWLLAAADGDYDAGGQEDELLGGAHA; this is encoded by the coding sequence ATGACCCAATCGGTCACCCCGCCCGTGGCCAAGCGGGTGGAAACCCGCCGCGAGCACCACGGCGACGTGTTCATCGACCCGTATGAGTGGTTGCGCGACAAGGAAAGTCCCGAGGTCATCGCCTACCTCGAGGCCGAGAACGACTACGTCGAGCACAACACCGCCCACCTGGCGCCGCTGCGGCAACAGATTTTCGACGAGATCAAGGCCCGCACCAAGGAAACCGACTTGTCGGTGCCGACCCGGCGCGGTGACTGGTGGTACTACGCCCGCACCTTCGAGGGCAAGCAATACGGCGTCCATTGCCGTTGCCCGGTCACCGACCCCGCCGACTGGAATCCGCCGCGATTCGACCAGGACACCGAGATCCCCGGTGAGCAGGTGCTGCTGGATGAGAACGAGGAAGCCGCGGACCACGAATTCTTCGCGCTCGGCGCCGCCAGCGTCAGCCTGGACGGCAACCTGCTCGCGTTCTCCGTCGACGTCATCGGAGACGAGCGATACACTCTGCGTTTCAAAGACTTACGCACCGGCGAGCTGTATCCCGACCAGATCGTGGGCATCGGCGCCGGAGCCACCTGGGCCGCGGACAACCGCACCGTCTACTACATCACGGTGGACGCCGCGTGGCGCCCGGACACGGTGTGGCGCTATCGGCTCGGCGCAGCCGATTCTGCCGAGCAGGTCTATCACGAAGCCGACGAACGGTTTTGGCTTGGGGTGGGACGCACCCGCAGCAACGCCTATGTGATCATCGCGGCCGGATCGTCCATCACGTCGGAGATCCGCTATGCCGACTCCACCGACCCCGAAGCGGAGTTCGCCGTCGTTTCACCGCGCCGCGAGGGCGTCGAATACTCGGTGGAACACGCGGTGGTCGGGGGCCAGGACCGGTTCCTGATCCTGCACAACGACGGCGCGGTGAACTTCACCTTGGTGGAAGCTCCCGTCGGCGATTACCAGCAGCAGCGGACCCTGATTCCGCACCGCGACGATGTTCGCCTCGACGGAGTGGACGCCTTCGCCGGCCAATTGGTGGTCAGCTATCGGCGTGCGGCGTTGCCCCGAATTCAACTGTGGCCGTTGGGCTCCGACGGTGGTTACGGAGAGCCCGAGGAGATATCGTTCGACTCCGAGCTGATGTCGGCCGGGTTGGGGGCCAACCCCAACTGGGACTCACCGAGGTTGCGGTTCGGCGCCGGGTCTTTCATCACCCCGGTTCGCATTTACGACCTGGACCTGACCACCGGTGAACGCATCCTGCTGCGCGAACAACCGGTTCTCGGCGACTACCGGCCTGAGGACTATGTCGAACGACGAGACTGGGCCTACGCCGACGACGGCGCCCGCATCCCGGTCTCGATTGTGCACCGCGCCGACACCGAGTTCCCCGCGCCCGTAATGGTCTATGGCTACGGTGCGTACGAGATCTGCGAAGACCCACGGTTTTCCATCGCTCGGCTTTCACTGCTCGATCGTGGGATGGTGTTCGTCATCGCCCACGTCCGCGGCGGCGGAGAGATGGGTCGGCTCTGGTACGAGCACGGCAAGCTGCTGCAGAAGAAGAACACCTTCACCGACTTCGTCGCCGTGGCACAGCATCTGGTCGATTCGGGGCTGTCCCGCCCGGAGCAATTGGTGGCCTCCGGCGGCAGCGCCGGCGGACTGTTGATGGGCGCCGTGGCCAACATCGCGCCGCAACTCTTCGCCGGAATCCTGGCGCAGGTGCCGTTCGTCGACCCGTTGACCACGATCCTGGATCCTTCGTTGCCGCTGACCGTCACCGAGTGGGACGAGTGGGGAAACCCGTTGGGGGACAGCGACGTGTATGCCTACATGAAGTCCTATTCGCCCTATGAGAACGTGGCGACCCAGCAATATCCGGCGATTCTGGCGATGACGTCGCTCAACGACACCAGGGTGTACTACGTGGAACCGGCCAAGTGGGTGGCGGCACTGCGGCACGCCAACGGCGGTGCCAACCCGCAGGGCAACCCGGTTCTGTTGAAGACGCAGATGCATGCCGGGCATGGCGGCATCAGCGGCCGCTACGAGCGCTGGAAGGAAACCGCATTCCAATACGCCTGGCTGCTCGCCGCTGCCGACGGCGACTACGACGCCGGCGGCCAGGAAGACGAACTGCTCGGCGGTGCGCACGCCTAG
- a CDS encoding DUF2334 domain-containing protein: protein MSGKLIVSVSGIGDRTLAEVDAFCAQMDARSVPVSLLVAPRLRNDYRLDRDPVTVDWLSGRRAGGDAVVLHGYDEAATKKRRGEFASLHAHEANLRLMAADRVLEHMGLRTRLFAAPGWTVSPGVVKALPGNGFRLLADYHGITDLVRKSTVRARVLGIGEGFLTEPWWCRMVVMSAERIARRGGVVRIAVAARHLSKPGPLQAMIDAVDLALLHECTPMVYSWRPNRAVLDAA from the coding sequence GTGTCTGGAAAATTGATCGTTTCGGTGTCCGGGATCGGGGACCGAACCCTGGCCGAAGTGGACGCTTTCTGCGCGCAGATGGACGCCCGCTCGGTGCCGGTGTCCCTGCTGGTGGCGCCGCGGCTGCGCAATGACTACCGGCTGGATCGCGACCCGGTGACCGTCGACTGGCTCAGTGGCAGGCGCGCCGGCGGCGACGCCGTGGTGCTGCACGGGTATGACGAAGCAGCTACCAAGAAGCGGCGCGGAGAATTCGCGTCGCTGCATGCCCACGAGGCAAACCTGCGGCTGATGGCGGCCGATCGGGTGCTCGAGCACATGGGGCTTCGTACCCGGCTGTTCGCCGCGCCGGGCTGGACCGTGTCGCCCGGCGTCGTCAAAGCATTGCCGGGCAACGGATTTCGGCTGCTGGCTGACTATCACGGCATCACCGACTTGGTCCGTAAATCGACGGTTCGCGCCCGGGTGCTCGGCATCGGCGAAGGATTCCTCACCGAACCCTGGTGGTGCCGCATGGTGGTCATGTCCGCCGAGCGCATCGCCCGGCGCGGCGGCGTGGTGCGCATCGCCGTTGCTGCTCGTCACCTGTCCAAGCCGGGCCCACTGCAGGCCATGATCGACGCCGTTGACCTGGCTCTACTGCACGAATGCACGCCGATGGTGTACAGCTGGCGGCCCAACAGAGCAGTTCTCGACGCCGCATAA